A window of Pochonia chlamydosporia 170 chromosome Unknown PCv3seq00022, whole genome shotgun sequence contains these coding sequences:
- a CDS encoding methyltransferase (similar to Metarhizium acridum CQMa 102 XP_007814670.1) produces MPDAVRDPGATAEGEDAPKAGIQDLQDFEFTFESSTLRFEVDSDEMSDIASISDISLSDSIQNYPELFGRTYHAFRAGSYAFPNDELEQERLAFQGPIMKRLIDGKLFFTPISTSDPPRFILDLATGIGDWAIEMADDFPKSTVIATDLSPIQPIMFPPMSDFTLKTRIVTSQKYRTDRWDFPQKFDFIHTRTTAGCWSNFETQIAAQAFEELEPGGWFESQEVDCNISCDDGTLDPSGPLVSWISDLILASDKLNRPALIGATLKEVYERVGFVDVQQRVYKVPLGPWPKNRFLKQIGLLWGANILQGLSAFSYHLLHHGFNRSAAEIEVCLVNVRRDLCDMRIHSYQPTFVVWGRKPYPREVR; encoded by the exons ATGCCAGACGCAGTACGTGACCCTGGCGCCACCGctgagggtgaggatgcGCCCAAGGCTGGAATCCAAGATCTGCAAGATTTCGAGTTCACTTTCGAGTCGTCAACATTGAGATTCGAAGTAGAT TCAGACGAGAT GAGCGATATTGCATCAATATCAGACATATCCCTCTCTGACAGCATCCAAAACTACCCCGAGTTATTTGGCCGCACATATCACGCCTTTCGAGCCGGGT CATACGCTTTTCCCAACGACGAGCTAGAACAAGAACGCTTAGCGTTTCAGGGCCCGATCATGAAACGACTCATAGACGGGAAGCTTTTCTTTACCCCCATCTCAACTTCAGACCCTCCCCGCTTCATTCTCGATCTCGCCACCGGTATTGGCGACTGGGCCATCGAAATGGCGGATGATTTTCCTAAGTCAACAGTTATTGCCACAGATCTATCACCTATACAACCAATCATGTTCCCCCCAATGTCCGATTTTACATTGAAGACGC GAATCGTGACATCCCAAAAATATAGGACGGATCGATGGGATTTCCCGCAGAAGTTCGATTTTATCCACACGCGTACCACAGCCGGCTGCTGGTCCAACTTTGAGACTCAGATTGCTGCCCAGGCCTTTGAGGAACTCGAACCCGGCGGTTGGTTTGAGTCGCAGGAAGTCGATTGCAATATCAGCTGTGATGACGGTACTCTGGATCCATCTGGGCCGCTTGTCTCCTGGATCAGCGACCTAATACTTGCCTCGGACAAGCTCAATCGCCCGGCGCTCATAGGTGCTACTCTCAAAGAAGTATATGAGCGGGTTGGCTTCGTCGACGTTCAACAGCGCGTCTACAAAGTGCCGCTTGGTCCTTGGCCCAAGAACCGTTTCCTAAAGCAAATTGGGCTGTTATGGGGTGCCAATATTCTCCAAGGACTATCTGCTTTCTCTTACCACTTGCTTCATCACGGGTTTAATCGCTCGGCTGCCGAAATCGAG GTGTGCCTCGTCAACGTTCGGCGCGATCTCTGCGATATGCGTATTCACTCATACCAGCCTACGTTCGTTGTCTGGGGCAGGAAGCCGTACCCTAGAGAAGTGCGATGA